ACAACTTCGCCCAACTGGCCGCCTCCGTACCGTCACCCGACACCACCGGCCTGGACATCGAGGACCGTACGGTGCCCGCCGATCCCGAGGTGGCGGTAAGGATCTACCGTCCGCGCGAGTCGCCCGAACCGCGGGGTGCCCTCATATGGCTGCACGGCGGCGGATGGGTCATGGGCAACCTGGAGACCGAGCATCCGTGGGCGGCCCGGATCGCGACCGGCTCCGGCGCGGTGGTGATCTCGGTGAACTACCGCCTGGCGCCCGAGAATCCGTTCCCCGCGGCGCTGGACGACGCCTACGCCGTACTGAACTGGACCGCCGAGTACGCGGCCGAACTCGGGATCGACCCGGACCGGATCGCGGTCGGGGGCCACAGCGCGGGCGGCGGTCTCGCGGCCGGGGTGGCACTGCGGGCACGAGACGAGCAGGGCCCGGCGATCTGCTTCCAACTGCTCAACCAGCCGGGGCTCGACGACCGTCAACAGACGTGGTCGGTACGGAACTTCACGGACACGCCCTGGATGAACAGCGACAAGGTGGCCGCTGCGTGGCGGCACTACCTGGGCCCGGCCACCGCCACGCAGTACGCCGCCCCGGCCCGGGCCACCGATCTGTCCGGCCTGCCGCCCGCCTACATAGCCGCCGCGGAGTTCTGTCCGAACCGCGACGAGAACATCGCCTACGCGCAGCGCCTCCTCGAGGCGGGCGTTTCGGTGGAACTCCATCAGTGGGCCGGTACGTTTCACGGCTCGCAGGCGATCCTGACCGCTGAGGTGTCCCAGCGGCAGCACGCGGAGATCTACGCGGTGCTGCGCCGCGCCCTCGCCTAGTGCTCTCCGAATACCAGCGCGATGCCCAACGGCCGTTCACCCGCCGTCAGTCGACGACTCCCACCGGAGTCGAGGTCGACGACGGTGATGCCGTTCCAGTAGCCGTCGCGGGTGAAGCCTCCGGTCACATACGCGGTCGCGCCGTCCGGGCTGACGGCGACATCCTCATGCGGTCCCGTGAGGGGGATGACCTTCTCCTCGCCGCCCGGGGCGCGGACGGTCAGCGACGGCGACTCGTCCTCGGCCGGGTCGATGGGGCCCGTGCCCACCGCCAGCAGCGTGCCGTCCCCGGTGATCGTCACACCGTGCTGGTGTGTGTTGGCGGTCATCTCCTCGGTGTGGGACTCGCCTGTCAGCGGGTCCAGGACGACCAGCCGCTCCCCTTCGAAGGGCAGCAGCAGTTTCCCGTCCGCCGGGCGTACCGCGGCGTAGTGCGGCTTGAGCCAGGAGCCGAGGCCGCCTCGGGTGCCGTACGGGGCCACCTCGATGCGGCGGGTGTCCAGGGAATCGGTGGCCACGACCGTGACATCGAAGGAGTCGTGGCCGGTGGCGTACACCTCGCCGCCGTCCTCGGAGACATCCACGTCGAACGGGCGGCGGCCGACCTCGGCGGTGCCCGCGACCTTCAGCGTGCCGGTGTCGACGACTTCCAACGCGCCGTTTTTGCCCGGGTGGTTGACACCGACGTACGCCCGGCGGCCGTCGGGCCCGAGGGCGATGCCCATGCCGCCGCCCCGGTACTCGCCGTGCGTCGGCTCACCGATGCCCTCCGACTCGTACGGGACGACTGCGATGCGCTTGCGCGCGGACGTGTCGACGACGGCGACACCCTCGGCCGTGGCGACCCAGGCCCGGCCGTCCCGGCCGACGACGAGACCGTAGGGGGCGGTGCCGACCTTCACGGAGTCGAAGGCGCCCCGGTCGGGGGCGACGAACGTGACCGTGTCGGCGCCGAAGTCGGCCACCAGGAGGGTCCCTTCGGGCGACCTGCCCTCGGGGGTGGGGACGGGGGCGGTGGCCGACCTGGCCGGGGCGGGTGAGGCGTTGCCGTCCGCGCCGTCGGCCCGGGTGACGCAGCCTCCGGCGACGAGCGCCGCGGCTGCCACGAGCGTCGCCCGCGTCACCCGGCTCCGAGTCGGCCTCACCGCACGGCCCTCAGCAGGCCCGCGATCTCCGAAAAGCCGCGCCGCTCGGCGTGTTCCAGGGCGGTGACCCCGTCGCCGTCGGGGAGGTCCACGGTGGCTCCGGCCGTCAGGAGCAGTTCGACGATCTCCTGGTGGGGGAGGCCGCCGTCGCCGAGGATCACCGCCTCCAGGAGGGCCGTCCAGCCGAGGCGGTTGACATGGTCGACGTCCATGTCGGTTTCGCGGAGCACCGCCCGTACGTAGTCCACGTGGCCCCGCTCGGCCGCCGGGATCAGCGATACGCCTCCGAAGCGGTTGGTCACTGTCATGTCGGGGCTCGCGGGCAACAAGGCGCGCAGCATGGCGACACTGCCCGTGACGCCGGTGACCAGCCAGGCGCTGTCGCCGCGGTCGTCCTGGGCGTTCGGATCGGCACCGGCGGCGACGAGGAGTCCGGCCGCCGCGACATGGTCTCCGAGCGAGGTGAGCAGCAGCGGCGTGCGGCGGTGCGCGTCCCGCGCCTCCACCCCGCCACCGGCGTCGAGCGCGGCACGCACGGCTGGGGCGTCACCGGCGGCCGCGGCCTCCAGCAGGGCGGCATCGACAGTGTTCACGGCAGGTCACTCCTCGGGATCGGCGGCTATGGCCTGGACCAGCGGCACCCGGTACGGGAGAGGGGGAACGCGAATGCCGCCGGGACGTGGGGCCGGGAACGCCTCTCGGCGGCTCCCGGCGGGTGGTCACTTGGTCAGCGAGGCGACGCCCGCCTGCGCGAACTTCTCGTCCAGGTCGCCGGAGGGCGCACCCGCGACACCGATTCCGGCGATCGGCGCGCCCTCGGACGCGACCGGAGCGCCGCCGCCGAGGAAGAGCGTGCCCGGAATGTCCTTCAGTGTCGGGGCGTCGTCGAGGCGCTTGGTCAGCTCGGAGGTCGGGGCGTTCCAGGAGACGGCGGTGAACGCCTTCTCCTCGGCGGCCTCGTACGACTGCGGTCCCGCGCCGTCGCCGCGCAGGGTGACGATCGTATTGCCGTCGCGGTCGACCACGGCCACCGAGACGCGCTGGTTCTCCTTCGCCGCCGCGTTCATGGCGGCCCGGGCGGCGTCGGTGGCGGCGTCGATGGTCAGGCGGGTGCGCTCGGTGGTGTTCTCGTCCGCCGGCTTGGCGGGCGCGGCAGCGGCCGGAGCCGACTCGGGGCCGGCCGCGCTCGCGGACCAGGCGCCGACGCCACCGATCGCGAGGGCGGCGGCGAGGGTGCCGCCGGTGAGGACGCGGGCGCGCTTCGACAGCTTCTGCTGCATGGGTCAGCTCCATGGGATCGGGGCGTGGCAGGGGTGCCGGAGCGGGCGGATCACCCGTGGGTCGGTGGCTGGGCCGTCGCCGTCCCGCTCCGAGATCCATCCTGGCGGGACGAACCCGCCGCACCCCTCGTCGTACCGGACGGTCCCGGCGGCCCGGACGGGCGACGCCGGGGTCGTCCGATCGGACGACCCCATGGGCCGACCGAACCGGGAGAGTGGAACCCTGCATGGGGGCAACCGCCCGGACCCCCGCGAGGGGCGCGCGGCGACCCGCAGGGCGGCCGACAGGCCCGGGCCAATCGGGAGCGAAGGCGGTACGCGGTGGACGCGAGAGGGCAGCTGCCGACCGGCGACCCGGACGCCGGCAGGCTGGCGTACGTCGTCCACGCGACGTTCGTCGTGCTGCTCGCCGCCGCCACCGTGCGCTTCGTACAGCGGCACGGCAGCAACGCCAACCTGCCCGCGGTGATCGTCCTCGCCTTGCTCCTCGCCGTGCTGTACGTGGCCATCTCCCGGCTGCGACCCCTCACGGCCCCGCAGCTTCCGGTGTCCTGGCCGCCCGCCGGTCACCTGGCGGTCCTGGTCCCGCTGGTCGCGGTGTGGGCGGCGCTGGTGAGCCAGGCGCCGAGCTTCGCCTGGGTCGCGGTCCCGCTCATCTACGTCACGCTGCACACCCTGCCCCTGTCGGCCGCGTTCGCCCTGATCGCCGTCCTCACCCTCTTCGCGATCACCGCACAGCTCACCCTGGCCGGCCGCTTCGACCTGGACCTCGTGGTCGGCCCGGCCGCCGTCGTCGCCTTCGCCACGGCGGTCTTCGCCCGGCTCCAGCGGCTGGCCGTACGTCAGCGGTCACTGATCGACGACCTGATCCGCACCCGCCGGGAGCTCGCCGCCACCGAGCGACGGGCGGGCGTCCTCACCGAGCGGCAGCGCCTGTCCATGGAGATCCACGACACCCTCGCGCAGGGCCTGTCGAGCCAGCGGATGCTCCTGCAGGCCGCGACGCGCGTCTGGGACGCCGACCCGGTCAAGGCCCACGGCCACATCCGGACTGCCGCGACGATCGCCGATCACAACCTCGCCGAGGCCCGCCGCTTCGTCCACGACCTGGCCCCCGCCGACCTGGCCGAGGGCAGCGGCCTGCCCGAGGCTCTGCGCACCCTCGCCTCCCGGGAGAGCGACGCCGCGCTCACCGTCCGGGTCCACATCGACGACCACACCGGCGTCCCGCTGCCCGACCGGGTGCAGTCCGCCCTGCTGCGCATCGCCCAGGGCGCCCTGGCGAACGTACGTGAGCACGCGCAGGCGACGACCGCGACCCTCACCCTCACCACGCTGGAGGACGAGGCGGTCCTGGACGTCGCCGACGACGGCCGAGGCTTCGACCGGGCGGCCCGTCCCTCCACAGCCGTCCGCGGACACGGCATCCCGGCGATCAACGCCCGGCTCCGCCAGCTCGGCGGCACCCTCACCATCGACTCGGCGCCCGGCGAAGGCACCGTCCTGACCGCCGCGATCCCCCTGGAGCAGCCACAGTGAACGCCCCACCGGTACGAGTCCTGCTCTGCGACGACCACGTGATCGTGCGGGCCGGTCTGCTGGCCCTGCTGGACAGCGCTCCGGACGTCGACGTCGTCGCGGAGGCCGGCACCGGCGAGGAGGCGCTCGCGCTCGCCGCCAGGCACCACCCCGACGTGGTCCTGATGGACCTGCAACTCGGCCAGGGCATCGACGGTGTCGAGACCACGCGCCGCCTCGCCGCCGTCCCCGGCGAGGGTCCCCGTGTTCTCGTTCTCACCACGTACGACACCGACGCCGACGTCACCCGTGCCATCGAGGCGGGCGCCACCGGCTACCTCCTGAAGGCCGAACGCCCCGAGGAACTGTTCGCCGCCATTCACGCCGCCGCCGAGGGCCGCACCACCCTTTCCGCTCCGGTCGCGAGCCGCGTGATGGCCAACCTGCGCCGCCCCCGCCCCACCCTGACCGACCGCGAACTCGACATCCTCGCCCAGCTCGCCCAGGGCCTGAACAACCGCGACATCGCCAAGGCTCTCTTCATCGGCGAGACCACCGTCAAGACCCACCTGCGCCGTATCTACGAAAAACTCGGCGTCGACACCCGCACCGGCGCGGTGGCGGTGGCGAAGGAGCAACGGCTGCTGCCATGACTGTCCGGAAGCCGCAGGAGAGGGTTCGGGACCGGGAGCGGAGCGGGGACGAGGACCGGGACACCGCAGGGTCGCGGGGCCGGTCCGTCGCCGAACTGACAGTCGACTACAGGTCGTTCGCGACGATCGCCTCGATGTTCCGCTCGGCGAGTGCCGTGATCGTGACGAACGGGTTCACCGTGGTGTTGCCCGGAATGAGCGAGCCGTCGATGACGTACAGACCGGCGTAGCCGCGCAGGCGCCCGTAGTTGTCGGTGGCCCTGTTCAGGACGACGCCGCCCAGCGGGTGGTACGTGAGGTGGTCGCCCCAGGCCCCGCGCGCGCCGAAGAGGTCGTACCGGTAACCGGTGCCCTCCCGGGTGTTGATCCGGTCGTAGATGGTCCTGGCCAGCTCCACGGCGGGCCGTTTCCAGGCACGCCGCCAGTTCAGTTCGACCCGGCCCGACCTGGGGTTCCAGGAGAACTCGGCGCGATGCGGGTTCCGGGTGATCGACAGATAGAGCGAGGCGTGCGTCTCGATTCCGGTGGGCAGCGGCACCACCTCGCCGAAGGCGCCGCCCGCCGTCCAGTTGTCGATCCCGGTCGCCGGGATGGTGGACTGCAGTGTGCCCGTACGGGTCCACAGGTGATTGGCGCGGGCGCACATGATGTTTCCGTTGTCACCCCAGCCCCGGCCGACCTCGTCGCTCAGCCGGGGCAGCGCGCCGGTCGCCCTCAGCCGGGTCAGCAGCTTGCTCGTACCGACGCTCCCGGCGGCGAAGAACACCTTGTCCGCGGTCACGGTCTTGGTGGCCCTGACCACGCCGCCGGTGTCGGTGCGGTGGACGACGACCGTGTAACCGCCGTCGCGCGCGGGGGAGACCGAGACGACCTCGTGCAGCGGCGAGACGGTGACCCTGCCGGTCTCCCGGATCCTGGCGAGGTACGTCCGCTGCAAGGACTTCTTGCCGTGGTTGTTGCCGTAGAGGACCTCACCGGCGAGCGCCGAGCGGGGCGCGGTCCGCTCGGCCTCCCGCTCCATGTACTCCCAGTCGTACACGTTCGGCACGAAGACCGACCGCAGTCCCGCGCGCTCGGCCTGCTCCCGGCCGAGCCTGGCGTACCGGTAGCACTCCGCGGTCTCGAACCAGTCCCGGTCGACGGTGGCGACGCCCAGCGCGGCGTTGGCCCGGGGGTAGTAGCGGCGGTACATCTCCTCGGCGTCCACCGACGGCAGGACCGCGCCGAAGTTCTCGCGTGCGGGCGTGACCGCCATACCGCCGTTGACCAGCGAACCGCCGCCGAGTCCGCGCCCCTGGTAGACGGTGATCCCACCCATGTCCTCGGCGTCCAGGACACCGGTGTACCGGGGGACCGGCCGGTCGACGGGGAGGCCGAGGAAGCTGCTGACGGGCTGTCGGGTGCGGGTGCGCAGCCAGTACGAGCGGTGGTCCGGGTCCAGCGTTCCGCAGAAGATCCTGCCGTCGGGCCCCGGGGTGTCCCAGGACATGCCCTTCTCGATCAGGTGGACGTCGACCCCGGCCTGCGCCAGGCGCAGCGCGGCCACACACCCTCCGTATCCGCTGCCGATCACCAGTGCCGCAACGCGCGCGCCGTCCTCGACCGGGCCGCGCGCGGTTGCGGCCCGCGCCGGAGCCGTGGCGGTCCTGCCCGCCCAGGCCGCGGCTCCGGCCAGTGCGGAAGCGCCTGCGATGAACCGTCGACGCGATGTGCCGGTGGACCCGGAGCCCTCCGTGGTGGTGCCCTTCATGTGCTGTGCCTTCTCCTTCGACCCGCGGGATGTTTGTCCTATTGCTCGCATGTCGCGGGGGCGGCGGAGGGCGGGTCGGCAGGTGATTCACCCACCGGAACGGCGTTCGACGGGACGGGCGGGCCGAGTCGCGGGTCGAGGGTCAACTGCCTTTCGCGGGGCGGCACATGCACAGGGGCCGGGAGCGCTTCGGCCGTTCCTCGCCCCGGTACGACGCTCGCGGATCCGGGCACTCGGGCGGGCGGGCCGGGCGGCGTACGGTGGACGTATGTCGGTTATATGGATGATGCCTGGCTCTACGGGGATGTCCGAGACCGGTGGTGTCGAGGAGCGCCGGGACGACGGCGACACGGTGCAGTACATGTACGAGATCCACGGCAGCGGCACCCTGATCGTCTGGGCCAACCAGCACGGCGGGATGCCGGAGATCGAGGTGGCCTACGGGCCCGGGGCGTGGATCAAGGTCTCGGGGAAGGTGGCCCGCAGGTAGGGCAGAGGGGTCTGTTTGCCCCACGCGCCAAGACGGCTCCTCAGCCCGACGAGAACGTTGCGCCGGTACTGCCGAGGGCTTGCAAAGGGCTCCTGAACAGGGGGTTCAGCAAGATCGTGACGGCCGCGACAAGGAGTGCCTCTGGTCCGGCGTGGGGGATCACGATGCGTTCCGGGTCGTCGCAGACGTGCGAGTGACCGGTCGCGGCGGCCCGGATCTCCTCCAGGTACACCGGGTCGAGCAGGCTCGACTGTTCGGTGATCACCACCAGGTCGGGGTTGAACACATCGAGCAGCAGCCCCGTCGCTCGGCCCACCTCCCGGGCTCGTTCGCGCAGCAGCTCGTCCGCCCGCGGGTCACCGGCCTCCGCCGCGTCCACGAGCAGGGCGGCACTGGGCTCGGGCACGATGCCCCGCTCGGCGGCCCGCCGGCCGAGCCGGGTGTCGGACACGGTCGCCTCCAGGCAGCCCGTACGCCCGCACGCACAGGCGACGCCGCTGTCCAAAACCGGCAGATGGGCCACCTCACCGGCGCCCGCACCCGGCCCGCTGTGCACGACCTCGGCGATGGCGAGCGCCGCGTCCACCACATTGCCCACGAACAGATGCAGCAGGGAGCGCCGGGCGGCGGGCCTGCCGAAGAGCAGCTCGGACTGGGCGACGGCGCGCGCGTGGTTGTCGATACGGACCGGCAGCCCGGTGTGGCGACGCAGTTCGGCACCGAGCGGCTGGTGGTGCCAGCCGAGGGCGTCGTGCCGTACGACAGTGCCGGATTCGGGGTCGACCCAGCCGCCGATCGCCGCGCCGACCCCGAGGAGCCGGTCGCCGCCGGGTGCGTGCGCGGCGAGGAACGCGGCCAGCGCCCGGCCCACTTCGGCCGGAAGCGCGGCGGAGCCGATCCCCTCGTGCGGGAAGGTGTGCCGTGCCAGGACCCGGCCGCGCAGATCCGTCAGACAGAACGTCGACTGGGGCACCCCGATGTGCACGCCCGCGACCCGGGGTCCTTCACGCTGCCCGGTGTGCAGGTCCACC
This is a stretch of genomic DNA from Streptomyces sp. NA04227. It encodes these proteins:
- a CDS encoding alpha/beta hydrolase, giving the protein MDPELEAFVPLFPRADLTDPITQRDNFAQLAASVPSPDTTGLDIEDRTVPADPEVAVRIYRPRESPEPRGALIWLHGGGWVMGNLETEHPWAARIATGSGAVVISVNYRLAPENPFPAALDDAYAVLNWTAEYAAELGIDPDRIAVGGHSAGGGLAAGVALRARDEQGPAICFQLLNQPGLDDRQQTWSVRNFTDTPWMNSDKVAAAWRHYLGPATATQYAAPARATDLSGLPPAYIAAAEFCPNRDENIAYAQRLLEAGVSVELHQWAGTFHGSQAILTAEVSQRQHAEIYAVLRRALA
- a CDS encoding YncE family protein, with protein sequence MTRATLVAAAALVAGGCVTRADGADGNASPAPARSATAPVPTPEGRSPEGTLLVADFGADTVTFVAPDRGAFDSVKVGTAPYGLVVGRDGRAWVATAEGVAVVDTSARKRIAVVPYESEGIGEPTHGEYRGGGMGIALGPDGRRAYVGVNHPGKNGALEVVDTGTLKVAGTAEVGRRPFDVDVSEDGGEVYATGHDSFDVTVVATDSLDTRRIEVAPYGTRGGLGSWLKPHYAAVRPADGKLLLPFEGERLVVLDPLTGESHTEEMTANTHQHGVTITGDGTLLAVGTGPIDPAEDESPSLTVRAPGGEEKVIPLTGPHEDVAVSPDGATAYVTGGFTRDGYWNGITVVDLDSGGSRRLTAGERPLGIALVFGEH
- a CDS encoding ankyrin repeat domain-containing protein, which gives rise to MNTVDAALLEAAAAGDAPAVRAALDAGGGVEARDAHRRTPLLLTSLGDHVAAAGLLVAAGADPNAQDDRGDSAWLVTGVTGSVAMLRALLPASPDMTVTNRFGGVSLIPAAERGHVDYVRAVLRETDMDVDHVNRLGWTALLEAVILGDGGLPHQEIVELLLTAGATVDLPDGDGVTALEHAERRGFSEIAGLLRAVR
- a CDS encoding heme-binding protein; protein product: MQQKLSKRARVLTGGTLAAALAIGGVGAWSASAAGPESAPAAAAPAKPADENTTERTRLTIDAATDAARAAMNAAAKENQRVSVAVVDRDGNTIVTLRGDGAGPQSYEAAEEKAFTAVSWNAPTSELTKRLDDAPTLKDIPGTLFLGGGAPVASEGAPIAGIGVAGAPSGDLDEKFAQAGVASLTK
- a CDS encoding sensor histidine kinase produces the protein MDARGQLPTGDPDAGRLAYVVHATFVVLLAAATVRFVQRHGSNANLPAVIVLALLLAVLYVAISRLRPLTAPQLPVSWPPAGHLAVLVPLVAVWAALVSQAPSFAWVAVPLIYVTLHTLPLSAAFALIAVLTLFAITAQLTLAGRFDLDLVVGPAAVVAFATAVFARLQRLAVRQRSLIDDLIRTRRELAATERRAGVLTERQRLSMEIHDTLAQGLSSQRMLLQAATRVWDADPVKAHGHIRTAATIADHNLAEARRFVHDLAPADLAEGSGLPEALRTLASRESDAALTVRVHIDDHTGVPLPDRVQSALLRIAQGALANVREHAQATTATLTLTTLEDEAVLDVADDGRGFDRAARPSTAVRGHGIPAINARLRQLGGTLTIDSAPGEGTVLTAAIPLEQPQ
- a CDS encoding response regulator transcription factor; the protein is MNAPPVRVLLCDDHVIVRAGLLALLDSAPDVDVVAEAGTGEEALALAARHHPDVVLMDLQLGQGIDGVETTRRLAAVPGEGPRVLVLTTYDTDADVTRAIEAGATGYLLKAERPEELFAAIHAAAEGRTTLSAPVASRVMANLRRPRPTLTDRELDILAQLAQGLNNRDIAKALFIGETTVKTHLRRIYEKLGVDTRTGAVAVAKEQRLLP
- a CDS encoding GMC oxidoreductase; amino-acid sequence: MKGTTTEGSGSTGTSRRRFIAGASALAGAAAWAGRTATAPARAATARGPVEDGARVAALVIGSGYGGCVAALRLAQAGVDVHLIEKGMSWDTPGPDGRIFCGTLDPDHRSYWLRTRTRQPVSSFLGLPVDRPVPRYTGVLDAEDMGGITVYQGRGLGGGSLVNGGMAVTPARENFGAVLPSVDAEEMYRRYYPRANAALGVATVDRDWFETAECYRYARLGREQAERAGLRSVFVPNVYDWEYMEREAERTAPRSALAGEVLYGNNHGKKSLQRTYLARIRETGRVTVSPLHEVVSVSPARDGGYTVVVHRTDTGGVVRATKTVTADKVFFAAGSVGTSKLLTRLRATGALPRLSDEVGRGWGDNGNIMCARANHLWTRTGTLQSTIPATGIDNWTAGGAFGEVVPLPTGIETHASLYLSITRNPHRAEFSWNPRSGRVELNWRRAWKRPAVELARTIYDRINTREGTGYRYDLFGARGAWGDHLTYHPLGGVVLNRATDNYGRLRGYAGLYVIDGSLIPGNTTVNPFVTITALAERNIEAIVANDL
- a CDS encoding ROK family transcriptional regulator; this translates as MPTALPPGTPDTRAPGARTSGDGRRETNAASVLRTVLDHGPVARSGIARLSGLSPAAVSRQCTELARLGLVREVPSLVAPGGVGRPQIPVDLHTGQREGPRVAGVHIGVPQSTFCLTDLRGRVLARHTFPHEGIGSAALPAEVGRALAAFLAAHAPGGDRLLGVGAAIGGWVDPESGTVVRHDALGWHHQPLGAELRRHTGLPVRIDNHARAVAQSELLFGRPAARRSLLHLFVGNVVDAALAIAEVVHSGPGAGAGEVAHLPVLDSGVACACGRTGCLEATVSDTRLGRRAAERGIVPEPSAALLVDAAEAGDPRADELLRERAREVGRATGLLLDVFNPDLVVITEQSSLLDPVYLEEIRAAATGHSHVCDDPERIVIPHAGPEALLVAAVTILLNPLFRSPLQALGSTGATFSSG